A single genomic interval of Pyrus communis chromosome 7, drPyrComm1.1, whole genome shotgun sequence harbors:
- the LOC137740611 gene encoding uncharacterized protein, translating to MEQNNLPEIAKRIWSIVRVAFFMLRKGISKRKLLLDFNMMMKRGKLASKTLSNLMFHSHHHSHSHPHYSGATSSAAQREYEFSCSNTPNYPFHLRGKRCHDNNHHSLFKCTHALQTQDDEMATAGADTAVLEMLNNEAVTVEAAAYVATSPVLPGFGKSPMVRQLRITDSPFPVREADEESHVDKAAEEFIEKFYKNLWQQRRMHDE from the coding sequence ATGGAACAAAATAATCTACCAGAAATTGCCAAGAGAATATGGAGTATAGTACGTGTAGCTTTCTTCATGCTAAGAAAGGGCATTTCAAAGCGAAAGCTCCTACTGGACTTCAACATGATGATGAAGCGTGGCAAGCTCGCCAGCAAAACCTTAAGCAATCTCATGTTCCACAGCCACCACCACAGCCACAGCCACCCCCACTACAGCGGGGCCACCTCCTCTGCCGCCCAACGAGAGTACGAGTTCAGCTGCAGCAACACCCCCAACTACCCTTTTCACCTCAGGGGCAAGCGCTGCCACGACAACAACCACCACAGCCTCTTCAAGTGTACTCACGCGCTGCAGACTCAGGATGATGAGATGGCGACCGCAGGTGCCGACACGGCGGTTTTGGAGATGTTGAACAATGAAGCAGTGACTGTGGAGGCAGCGGCATACGTGGCAACATCACCGGTGCTTCCCGGGTTTGGGAAGAGCCCTATGGTCCGCCAGCTGAGGATAACGGACTCACCGTTTCCGGTGAGGGAGGCTGATGAGGAAAGCCACGTGGACAAAGCGGCGGAGGAGTTTATAGAGAAGTTCTATAAGAATTTGTGGCAACAGAGGAGAATGCATGACGAATGA
- the LOC137740612 gene encoding uncharacterized protein, with protein sequence MAPHGESISGSNYSRANNTSMSKPPRPSFSSDSLKRTMSDISYELSKEANIDQDLKSLPPISEVEDAKCECCGMSEECTPEYIDRVRDKFFGKWICGLCSEAVKEEVEKNGGNKEEALNSHISACVRFNKYSRPYPVLFQAEAMREMLKKSKLEGRVMRAKSFNPRDKGEPKGKITRSSSCIPAITREMNDLTMA encoded by the coding sequence atgGCACCTCATGGAGAGTCTATTTCTGGCTCTAACTACTCTAGGGCCAACAACACCTCCATGTCTAAGCCACCAAGGCCTTCATTCTCATCCGATAGCCTGAAAAGAACGATGTCCGACATCTCGTATGAGCTAAGCAAAGAAGCCAACATTGATCAGGACCTGAAATCCCTCCCGCCAATATCGGAGGTTGAAGATGCAAAGTGTGAATGCTGTGGCATGAGTGAAGAGTGCACGCCCGAGTACATAGACCGAGTGAGAGACAAGTTCTTTGGGAAGTGGATATGCGGGTTGTGTTCTGAGGCAGTgaaagaagaggtggagaaaAATGGAGGAAATAAAGAAGAGGCTTTAAATTCACATATAAGTGCATGTGTTAGGTTTAACAAGTATAGTAGGCCGTATCCAGTGTTGTTTCAAGCTGAGGCTATGAGGGAGATGTTGAAGAAGAGCAAGTTGGAGGGGAGAGTCATGAGGGCTAAGTCGTTTAATCCGAGAGACAAAGGAGAGCCAAAGGGGAAGATTACTCGGAGTTCAAGCTGCATTCCGGCGATCACGAGGGAGATGAACGATCTCACCATGGCTTGA